A portion of the Corynebacterium jeikeium genome contains these proteins:
- the thiC gene encoding phosphomethylpyrimidine synthase ThiC produces MAARVSVSAPPKEGEVTTGPIYRSNKHYDEVAFSNDFGEANLRIPVRRINLTDGTHFDAYDTSGIYTEENPELNLKEGLAKTRDSWPKAPAVPAVAGSEEAPKVKTQLAWARAGIVTPEMAFIAAREDVDPEVVREEVAAGRAVIPANHKHPETEPMIIGKRFATKINANIGNSAVTSSISEEVEKMVWATRWGADTIMDLSTGKDIHETREWILRNSPVPVGTVPIYQALEKVKGDPAKLTWEIYRETIIEQCEQGVDYMTVHAGVLLRYVPLAANRVTGIVSRGGSIMAAWCLAHHQESFLYTRFAELCDILAQYDVTFSLGDGLRPGSIADANDEAQLAELRTLGELTKIAKSRGCQVMIEGPGHVPMHKIADNVKWEEEWCEEAPFYTLGPLATDIAPGYDHITSAIGAAIIAQAGTAMLCYVTPKEHLGLPNRDDVKVGVITYKISAHAADLAKGLPRAQERDDALSKARFEFRWHDQFALALDPDTALDYHDETLPAEPAKTAHFCSMCGPKFCSMRISKDVQDYAKEHGLDSVEAIEAGMAEKSQEFADQGSRVYLPITAE; encoded by the coding sequence ATGGCCGCACGTGTATCTGTATCCGCTCCGCCGAAAGAGGGCGAGGTTACAACTGGCCCGATTTACCGCAGCAACAAGCATTACGACGAGGTTGCGTTCAGCAACGATTTCGGTGAGGCGAACCTGCGGATTCCAGTTCGTCGGATCAATCTGACGGACGGTACTCACTTCGATGCGTACGACACCTCGGGTATCTACACCGAGGAAAACCCGGAGCTGAACCTGAAGGAGGGTTTGGCTAAGACTCGTGACTCGTGGCCGAAGGCTCCGGCGGTGCCAGCGGTTGCGGGTTCTGAGGAGGCTCCGAAGGTCAAGACCCAGCTGGCTTGGGCGCGCGCGGGAATTGTCACTCCGGAGATGGCTTTCATTGCTGCTCGTGAAGATGTGGATCCGGAAGTTGTGCGCGAAGAGGTCGCTGCGGGTCGTGCCGTGATTCCGGCGAACCACAAGCACCCGGAGACTGAGCCGATGATTATCGGCAAGCGTTTTGCCACCAAGATCAACGCAAATATCGGCAACTCGGCCGTGACTTCGTCCATCTCTGAAGAGGTGGAGAAGATGGTGTGGGCAACCCGTTGGGGCGCGGACACGATCATGGACCTGTCCACTGGTAAGGACATTCACGAAACCCGTGAGTGGATTCTGCGTAACTCCCCGGTGCCGGTTGGTACGGTGCCGATTTACCAGGCGCTGGAGAAGGTCAAGGGTGACCCGGCCAAGCTGACCTGGGAAATCTACCGCGAAACCATCATTGAGCAGTGTGAACAGGGCGTGGATTACATGACCGTTCACGCGGGTGTGCTGCTGCGCTACGTGCCGCTGGCCGCCAATCGCGTGACGGGCATTGTTTCCCGCGGTGGCTCAATCATGGCCGCATGGTGCCTCGCGCATCACCAGGAGAGCTTCCTCTACACGCGCTTCGCTGAGCTGTGCGACATTCTGGCGCAGTACGATGTCACGTTCTCCCTCGGTGACGGCCTGCGTCCGGGCTCCATTGCCGACGCTAACGATGAGGCTCAGCTGGCTGAGCTGCGCACCCTCGGTGAGCTGACCAAGATTGCCAAGTCCCGCGGCTGCCAGGTCATGATCGAAGGTCCAGGCCACGTTCCGATGCACAAGATCGCCGACAACGTGAAGTGGGAAGAGGAGTGGTGTGAGGAAGCTCCGTTCTACACCCTCGGCCCGCTGGCAACCGATATCGCGCCGGGCTATGACCACATCACCTCGGCTATCGGTGCGGCCATCATTGCGCAGGCTGGCACCGCCATGCTTTGCTACGTCACGCCGAAGGAGCACCTGGGTCTGCCGAACCGCGACGACGTCAAGGTCGGCGTGATTACTTACAAGATTTCTGCGCACGCCGCTGACCTGGCAAAGGGCCTGCCACGCGCTCAGGAGCGTGACGACGCGTTGTCGAAGGCCCGCTTCGAATTCCGTTGGCATGACCAGTTTGCACTGGCTCTGGATCCGGACACTGCGCTGGATTACCACGATGAGACCCTGCCTGCAGAGCCGGCAAAGACCGCGCATTTCTGTTCCATGTGTGGTCCGAAGTTCTGCTCCATGCGTATTTCCAAGGACGTACAGGACTACGCGAAGGAACACGGCCTGGACTCCGTTGAAGCGATCGAGGCCGGCATGGCTGAGAAGTCCCAGGAGTTCGCTGATCAGGGCAGCCGCGTCTACCTGCCGATTACCGCGGAGTAG
- a CDS encoding HtaA protein, with product MGRSARRAATAVSLSGAMVLSAFVSPAMADTAKPIVPDNFPNVINPAENFQPQDSQYAESPEVTVTFEDGTPAEGATVHRGDVLIVRGSGFNPSANRGGYPLPIPPGVPNGVYVLYSAFPDSWKPSEGAPSSSRKHPHDNIAWVTPAGTLEAIPNQGVDMRRSIARQATPMTDDGSFEARIVVDPPETPAGDNWGIYVYPAAGSINEAEEIYIPLNYSDAPGKNAPAPSSEDLVISVSALEKVFGALGGGVTAKNGALEPEDGVVSFTRDNDNSDAEGESYRGEVHFTAKFSLVHVVVRNPRIEDGPTGKIITAEVSQGYDVGPDEMERMPIAAVVNSDGDQLITTIGTISQFR from the coding sequence GTGGGGCGGAGTGCGCGCAGAGCTGCTACTGCGGTTTCGCTGTCCGGCGCCATGGTCCTTTCGGCGTTTGTGTCTCCGGCAATGGCTGACACTGCGAAGCCAATCGTGCCGGACAATTTTCCCAATGTGATTAATCCAGCGGAGAACTTCCAGCCGCAGGATTCGCAGTATGCCGAATCTCCGGAAGTTACCGTTACTTTTGAGGACGGCACACCAGCTGAAGGTGCCACGGTTCATCGCGGCGATGTTCTTATTGTTCGCGGCAGTGGTTTCAATCCGTCGGCCAACCGTGGTGGTTACCCGCTGCCAATTCCTCCGGGTGTGCCCAATGGTGTTTACGTTCTCTACAGTGCGTTCCCGGACTCGTGGAAGCCGAGTGAAGGTGCTCCGTCCTCGTCGCGGAAACATCCGCACGACAACATTGCCTGGGTCACGCCGGCTGGAACTCTCGAGGCGATACCGAACCAGGGCGTCGATATGCGGCGTTCTATCGCTCGTCAGGCTACCCCGATGACAGATGACGGCAGTTTTGAAGCCCGCATTGTTGTTGACCCGCCAGAGACCCCAGCTGGTGATAACTGGGGTATTTACGTCTATCCGGCAGCCGGCTCTATTAATGAGGCCGAGGAAATCTATATTCCGTTGAATTATTCGGATGCTCCGGGCAAGAATGCCCCGGCTCCCTCCAGCGAGGATTTAGTAATTTCTGTATCTGCGCTGGAGAAGGTATTCGGCGCACTGGGTGGCGGAGTCACTGCTAAGAACGGTGCTCTAGAGCCTGAGGACGGTGTTGTCTCATTCACCCGCGACAATGACAACAGCGATGCCGAAGGGGAGAGCTACCGCGGAGAAGTTCACTTCACCGCGAAGTTCAGTCTGGTTCATGTGGTCGTTCGTAATCCGCGCATTGAGGACGGCCCGACTGGAAAGATTATTACGGCAGAGGTCTCGCAGGGCTACGATGTCGGTCCGGATGAGATGGAGCGTATGCCCATAGCCGCTGTTGTCAACAGTGATGGCGATCAGCTGATCACGACCATCGGCACTATCTCGCAGTTCCGGTAG
- a CDS encoding DUF2029 domain-containing protein — MLVSLLGGLASLLAWNGRTQPDDWASLWVGGLLMDRGLESHLYDADPIDFTAMSGEVWPRLAQEVSAPFTHPFVQNPLFAKALGAISHVMSFETSVAWLLFLSGMAVVVLVAASYHLWFRSTMPWGIAALVTACVFALPTTLNSFWIGQTTPLIVAGVAYGLAASRTRPWLAGIVLGIVASIKLTPYALIAVMLFFAYRRRAALWSLATTAVLAVWMFIRIDIPVISDWIDRIDDIGASVLVGGANQSLASTLATDLGNPDLLVTVVRDYPSHVKTIPLCIALGVVLMVTAVAWLNPVYRFEVLITGAWLIAATFSSILWTHYMLMLVTPVFGLAAMARTRLTRQWPYIGIALLVVLLTFPVTNPIAATPYTGGFVYSGITAMLLTLALMLIIGGCHAFAVHRYGDGDAGEVGAGLGSELAAAETLKFPQPEPMVLFDLRKR; from the coding sequence ATGCTGGTCTCGCTGCTCGGTGGTCTTGCCTCGCTGCTGGCCTGGAATGGCCGCACCCAGCCGGACGATTGGGCGTCGCTCTGGGTGGGCGGGCTACTGATGGACAGGGGACTTGAGTCCCATCTCTATGATGCCGATCCAATCGATTTCACCGCCATGAGCGGAGAGGTCTGGCCACGCCTGGCGCAGGAAGTGTCTGCGCCATTTACGCATCCCTTTGTGCAAAACCCTTTGTTTGCAAAGGCTCTGGGAGCGATATCCCACGTCATGAGCTTTGAAACCTCGGTTGCTTGGTTGCTGTTTCTTTCCGGAATGGCCGTTGTGGTCCTGGTCGCAGCTTCCTACCACCTGTGGTTTCGGTCGACCATGCCCTGGGGTATCGCAGCGCTGGTTACCGCATGCGTATTCGCCCTGCCGACCACTCTTAATTCGTTCTGGATTGGTCAGACGACACCGCTGATTGTCGCGGGCGTCGCCTATGGGCTTGCCGCCTCGCGCACTCGTCCTTGGCTCGCGGGCATCGTCCTCGGCATCGTCGCATCCATTAAATTGACTCCGTATGCGCTCATCGCCGTGATGCTCTTTTTCGCTTATCGACGGCGCGCAGCCCTCTGGTCGCTGGCCACCACGGCGGTACTGGCGGTCTGGATGTTTATCCGCATTGACATACCGGTTATTTCGGACTGGATTGATCGAATCGACGACATTGGTGCGTCGGTCTTGGTCGGTGGTGCGAATCAGTCGTTGGCGTCGACTTTAGCCACAGATCTGGGCAATCCTGATTTATTAGTAACAGTGGTTCGTGATTATCCGAGTCACGTGAAAACGATTCCACTGTGTATTGCGCTTGGCGTGGTGTTGATGGTCACGGCAGTTGCGTGGTTGAACCCGGTCTACCGGTTTGAGGTTCTAATCACCGGCGCGTGGCTTATTGCAGCCACATTCTCATCGATTCTTTGGACCCACTACATGTTGATGCTGGTCACGCCTGTGTTCGGTTTGGCCGCCATGGCGCGGACCCGATTGACCAGACAGTGGCCGTATATCGGTATTGCGTTGCTAGTGGTCCTGCTGACGTTCCCTGTGACAAACCCGATTGCTGCTACGCCGTATACCGGCGGATTTGTGTACTCGGGGATTACTGCGATGCTCTTGACGCTGGCATTGATGCTCATTATTGGTGGCTGCCACGCGTTTGCGGTACATCGGTACGGCGATGGTGATGCAGGCGAGGTTGGAGCTGGATTGGGCAGTGAATTAGCTGCCGCGGAGACATTGAAATTTCCTCAGCCAGAGCCAATGGTCTTATTCGACTTGAGGAAGCGCTAG